The window GGCCTTGTTCGCCGAGCCTGTCGAGCTGGTGACGCCCGAGTTGCGGGATGCGATCCAGCCGCAGCTCGCGGTCGGGGTGGCGGGGGACATCCATGTTGTCTTCGGCAAGGGCAATGCGGTGTATCATACGGCCTCGGCGGATGGCCGGAAGTTCTCCGCGCCGGTGAAGGTGGGGGAGCTGGAGAAGCTGGCGCTTGGCAGGCGGCGTGGTCCGCGGGTGGCGGTGAGTGACGGGCTGGTGCTGGTCACCGCTATCTCGCATGCGGATGGGAATTTCCATACGTGGACTTCTTCCGACAAGGGCCAGAGCTGGCAGGAGGGCGAATCGCTCAACTCCAAGGATGGCACTGCGGGGGAAGGCATGCACGCGCTCGCAAGTGACGGCCGTGGCCATGTCGTGGTGGCGTGGGCAGCGAAGCGTGCCGGCGGGATGGAGGAGCGGGACCGCGTTTCCCATGATGGGGGAAAGACGTGGGGGCCGGAAGAGAGTGTCTATAGCTCGCCGAGCGGCAGCATCTGCCCGTGCTGCGTGCCGAACGTGGCGATCTCCTCGAAGGGGCAGGTCGCGGTGATGTGGCGGAATTCGCTGGAGGGGTCGCGCGACCTACACGTGGCGTTCCGCGAGGGTGATCAGCCTTTCTCACCGGGTATGAAGCTTGGCGATGGAACCTGGAAGATCGAGGGCTGCCCGATGGATGGCGGCGGTCTGGCTTTCTCGCCCATGGGGCAACGATTTGCGGTCTGGCGTCGCGAGAAGGCGGTTTATGCCAGCTCTTATACGTACCGGGAGAAGCTTTTGAGCGAGGATGCCAGCCAGCCGGTGGTGGCTTTTGCTGGCGACACGCCGGTCATCCTTTGGGAATCGGGTGGGAACCTGATGATGAAGCAGGGGGAGGAGGCGGCCGAGAAGTTCGCTGAGGGAGGGAAGTTCGCGAGTATCGTCGGCGAGAAGAATGGTGCGTGCATCGTGTGGGAAGGCACGAGGGGGGAGGGGAAGACGCTGCTTTTCGAGAGGCTGCGTTGAGAGTCGGCTACCAACCGAGCACCATCAAACGGGGCTTGGATGGATCGCCCTCGATGAAGCTGATCCAGATTTCGTGAGGATTGGATTTGGGAGCGAAGCCGAATCGGAAGATCACCTCGCGAGGTTTCTCCGGCTCGATTCGAAATCCGCGATAGGCTCCGATTCCCTGCCAGTCCTTGAGAGTCGCGTAATGCTTCAATACCGCAATCACTGCTTCACTGGGGCCGAAGAGCTTGTCCAACTCTTCCCACCTGTCCTCGTTGATGAGCGCCGTGATCCGGCAGGCTTCCGCCAAACACTGTGCGTCCTTGTCGGGTAGCTTCTCGATGCTTTGCTGGGCGAGCTTTTCCGGCTGCGTGACTTCCGCGATAGCATTCGGTGCAAAGGCCAACAGCGTCAGAAAAGCGACGAGGGTAGTAGGCGGCATGCCAGAGCATGCCACGGAAGGAACATCCCTACTGTAACTTGCGTGTAAAAACGAACGGGAAGCAGGAACGATCATTCCTGTTTCTTCGGCTCCAAGTTCTTCAGCAGGCGGAACAGGTCGCTGTTCGTGGTGAAGATCGCGGTGGTGTCCTTGGAGAGGGTGCTTTGGTAGGTCTCCAAGGTCTTCATGAACTGATAGAAATCGGCGGCCGCGGGGCTGGTGTTGTAGGCGGCGGCGTAGATGCCGGTGGCTTCGGCGTCGGCCTTGCCGCGGACTTCTTGTTCCGTGCGGTAGGCTTCGGATTCGATCTGTTGGAGATCGCGCTCCTTGCGGCCGAGGATTTTGGCGGCTTCACCAGCACCTTCGGAGCGGAAGCGGTCGGCGATCTGCTTTCGCTCGGAAGCCATACGGGCGTAGATCTTTTCCACGACGCCCGCCTTGTAGTTGATGCGCTTGAACTGGATGTCGATGAGTTCGATGCCCCAGGACTTCACCTTCGGTGCGGCGGACTTGAGGATCTGGTCGTCGAGGGCGCTGCGGCCATCGCGGATGGGAGGAAGCACGCCGAGATTCGAGTCGGCGGCGGTCAGTGCTTCATCGCGCTGGGGTTGGCGCGTCTTGTCGGTGCGAATGACTTCGATGAGGTCA is drawn from Luteolibacter sp. Y139 and contains these coding sequences:
- the hflC gene encoding protease modulator HflC, translated to MKRPILILGIAGVVFTYLLLSGSMYTVSETEQIFVTEFGKPVGAPINADPAKNEAGLHFKKPFIQDVNRIEKRILEWDGPSTEMPTRDKLYISVDNFARWRISDPKLYFEKLRDERSALSRLDDIIGSETRAVIASHDLIEVIRTDKTRQPQRDEALTAADSNLGVLPPIRDGRSALDDQILKSAAPKVKSWGIELIDIQFKRINYKAGVVEKIYARMASERKQIADRFRSEGAGEAAKILGRKERDLQQIESEAYRTEQEVRGKADAEATGIYAAAYNTSPAAADFYQFMKTLETYQSTLSKDTTAIFTTNSDLFRLLKNLEPKKQE
- a CDS encoding sialidase family protein, which gives rise to MRFACVLLVFLSAALFAEPVELVTPELRDAIQPQLAVGVAGDIHVVFGKGNAVYHTASADGRKFSAPVKVGELEKLALGRRRGPRVAVSDGLVLVTAISHADGNFHTWTSSDKGQSWQEGESLNSKDGTAGEGMHALASDGRGHVVVAWAAKRAGGMEERDRVSHDGGKTWGPEESVYSSPSGSICPCCVPNVAISSKGQVAVMWRNSLEGSRDLHVAFREGDQPFSPGMKLGDGTWKIEGCPMDGGGLAFSPMGQRFAVWRREKAVYASSYTYREKLLSEDASQPVVAFAGDTPVILWESGGNLMMKQGEEAAEKFAEGGKFASIVGEKNGACIVWEGTRGEGKTLLFERLR